The stretch of DNA CGGGACACTATCGATTCAAGGAGGCTTGATCTATCCGAGGCAATCGGTTGCTCAGGGTTCAGGATAAACTGCCACCGCGGGATGCCCGATGCAGCCTCCATGAGACACGCCGCATCAAGCTGTGCACTCTGCACGCCGCTCTCCATCAGCCGCTCCACTACATGACGATAGGTATAGTCAGCCCTTGCCGTCCCAGCGGGTAGAGTGGCAAGTCCCATAGCGCCCATTGTCACACCAGGGCCTTTAATCGCTCAGCTTGATCGCTGGCCGCGAGCGCGCCGATCAACTCCTCCAACTCTCCCTCCAGGATCCGCGGAAGGCTGTGGAGCGTGAGCCCAATTCGGTGATCAGTGACGCGACCCTGTGGGAAATTGTAGGTGCGTATCCGTTCACTCCGGTCCCCTGTTCCTACCTGCTGGCGGCGCGCCTGCGAAATCTCTGCCGCCTGCTGCGCTGTGGCGGCTTCAAGCAGACGAGCCCGTAACACCTTCATCGCCTTGGCTCGATTCTTATGCTGCGACTTCTCATCCTGACAGGACACCACCATCCCAGTCGGCAGGTGGGTGATTCGCACAGCCGAATCGGTGGTGTTGACGGACTGTCCCCCGGGTCCTGTTGAGCGAAAGACATCGATTCGAAGATCTTTCGGATCAATCTGTATCTCCACATCCTCCGCCTCGGGCAGAACGGCAACAGTGACGGTAGAGGTGTGAATTCGACCACTTGACTCAGTAACGGGGACCCGCTGCACCCGGTGGACTCCGCTCTCGAATTTCAGACGGCTGTAGGCCCCGCGCCCCTCGATGCTCAGGATCGCCTCCTTCACCCCACCAACCCCCGTCTGATTTAAAGACAGCATCTCCACCTTCCAGCCATGCAGCTCGGCGTAACGGCTGTACATTCTGACCAGTTCCGCACCGAACAGCGCAGCCTCATCGCCTCCGGCCCCGGCCCGTACCTCCAAGATGATGTTTTTCTCATCCGCCGGGTCACGCGGAAGTAACAGAAGCGTAAGCTCCTCCTCAAGCTTCTCCCGCTTGATGGCCAGTTCCTCAAGCTCCGCCTCCGCCAGTTCGCGCACGTCGTCCTCGGTTCCGTCGTGCAGGAGCGCCCTTACCTCCTCTACGCTCTGCAAGACCTTACGATACCGCTGGTACGCCTCCACCACCGGTTCCAGTTCCGCATACGCCTTGGCCAGCCGCTGGAAACGGGCCTGATCGCTGATGACAGCCGGATCGCTCATCTGCAGCAGGATCTCGGCAGATCGCTGCTCGACGGCGTTCAGGCGCTCACGCAACTGCTGCATCGACGTCACCATCTCAAATAAACAGCCTCCCGATTAGGGAGCTACCTCCTTCCCTGCTGCTGCAGCAGGGAGTTCCGCGGCGGCGGTCTCTTTGGCCGCCTTCGGCTTCCTGGAATACTTCCGCCGGAACCGATCGACCCGTCCCTCGGTGTCAATCAGCTTCTGGCGACCGGTAAAGAGCGGGTGGCACTTAGAGCAGATCTCTACCCGGAGCGCA from Candidatus Methylomirabilota bacterium encodes:
- the prfA gene encoding peptide chain release factor 1 produces the protein MRERLNAVEQRSAEILLQMSDPAVISDQARFQRLAKAYAELEPVVEAYQRYRKVLQSVEEVRALLHDGTEDDVRELAEAELEELAIKREKLEEELTLLLLPRDPADEKNIILEVRAGAGGDEAALFGAELVRMYSRYAELHGWKVEMLSLNQTGVGGVKEAILSIEGRGAYSRLKFESGVHRVQRVPVTESSGRIHTSTVTVAVLPEAEDVEIQIDPKDLRIDVFRSTGPGGQSVNTTDSAVRITHLPTGMVVSCQDEKSQHKNRAKAMKVLRARLLEAATAQQAAEISQARRQQVGTGDRSERIRTYNFPQGRVTDHRIGLTLHSLPRILEGELEELIGALAASDQAERLKALV
- the rpmE gene encoding 50S ribosomal protein L31; translation: MKPGIHPNYQPTTITCACGEVIHTRSTVPALRVEICSKCHPLFTGRQKLIDTEGRVDRFRRKYSRKPKAAKETAAAELPAAAAGKEVAP